Part of the Pseudomonas sp. M30-35 genome is shown below.
CCTTTATGTGCTGCGTGGCACCCGGCCACGCAGGGTCCAGATTGAGTTAATACTCGTCATGCTTGTGCTCAACCAGCCCGCTTATGTATTGCACAGTCGTGCTTATCGCGAGAGCAGTGCATTGGTTGATTTTCTCACTCCGCAAGGGCGCTTGCGCGCTGTTTTAAGGGGCGCACGCGGTAAAGCCGGAACCCTCGCCCGGCCTTTTGTTGCTTTAGATGCTGACTTTCGCGGGCGCGGTGAGCTGAAGAATGTTTCGCGCCTTGAGGCAACAGGCATTCCGAACTTATTGTCAGGTGAGGCGCTGTTTAGCGGCCTGTATCTCAATGAGCTGCTGATTCGGTTATTGCCCACCGAAGATGCCCAGCCTGCTGTTTTTGATCACTATGCGATGACTTTGCTTGCACTCGGCCAAGGACGTGCCATCGAGCCGTTATTGCGCTCGTTTGAGTGGCGTTTGCTTGATCAGCTAGGCTATGGTTTCGCCCTTGACCAAGACTTGCACGGCCAGCCGGTGGTGAGTGATGGTATTTATCGCTTGCAGACGGATGACGGCCTGGTGCCTATCGGTCAATGGCAGCCGGGCGCATTTCAGGGAGCTGAGCTGTTAGCTATGGCCGAGGCCAGTTGGCAAACACCTGGTGCGCTGGCGGCGGCCAAACGGCTTATGCGCCAAGCGCTGGCCCCTCATTTAGGCGGCAAACCCCTGGTTAGCCGCGAATTGTTTATGACGCTTAAGGAGCCTTCTCGTGACTGATGCCAACCGTGTTTTGCTGGGTGTGAATATTGATCATGTCGCCACGCTGCGCCAGGCCCGCGGCACGCGTTACCCAGACCCGGTCAAAGCTGCATTGGACGCCGAAGAAGCAGGCGCTGATGGGATTACCGTGCATTTGCGTGAAGACCGCCGGCACATCCAGGAGCGTGACGTGCGCATGCTCAAGGAAGTCATGCAAACACGCATGAATTTTGAGATGGGTGTCACCGAAGAGATGCTCGCATTCGCTGAAAGCATTCGTCCTGAGCATGTCTGCCTAGTGCCTGAGACGCGTCAGGAGTTAACCACTGAAGGCGGGCTTGATGTCGCAGGCCAGGAAGAGCGCATCCGCGCAGCGGTGGAACGCTTGAGCAAGATTGGCTGTGAAGTCTCGCTGTTTATCGACCCGGATCCGTTGCAGATTGACGCCTCAAAGCGTGTCGGTGCGCCAGCGATTGAGCTACACACCGGGCGTTATGCCGATGCACATACAGCGCAGGAACAAGCCGTCGAGTTGGCACGTATTGCTGATGGTGTAGCACGCGGTGTCAGTCACGGTTTGATCGTCAACGCCGGGCATGGTTTGCACTACCACAATGTCGAGCCGGTGGCCGCTATCGCCGGGATCAATGAGTTGAACATCGGCCATGCATTGGTGGCGCACGCTTTGTTTGTTGGTTTTAAGCAGGCAGTGGTGGAGATGAAGCAATTGATCGTGGCAGCGGCTAATCGCGGTTGAGGCCGAAAGCCAGATAACCGTGCGGCTATCTGGCTGACTCTATAAGGCCAAGGTTTGTATAAGGCTAAGGTTTGCGCGCGGTTATCACCGCGCGGCTAGGCGCTGGCAGGCCTTCGATGGTGCGGCTGTGATCAGCCGGGTCGAGAAACTCAGGCAGCGACTGATAGCGCATCCAGTCTGTGGCGCGTTGTTCTTCGACCGAGGTGGTGCTGACATCAACGCATTGAATGTCAGTAAAACCTGCACGGCGCAACCACAGCTCAAGTGCCGGTACTGACGGCAGGAACCAAACGTTACGCATCTGCGCGTAGCGATCTTCAGGCAATAATACTTGCTGCGCATCGCCCTCAACAACCAATGTTTCGAGCACCAACTCGCCGTCTTTTAGCAGGCAGTCCTTGAGGTCGATCAGGTGATCGATTGGCGAACGACGGTGATAAAGCACGCCCATCGAGAACACTGTGTCGAAGCCTTGAAGCTTCGGTGGTAACTCCTCAACAGCCAACGGCAGGTGCCAGATGGGTTGCTCTGGCAGGTAGTTTTTCATGGCCAGAAATTGATTGAAAAACAGCCAGTTTGGATCAATGCCAACCACGCTGCTGGCGCCCGCACCGAGCATGCGCCACATGTAATAGCCATTGCCGCAGCCAACGTCGAGAATGCGTTTGCCTTTAAGGTCCAGGTAGGGCGCAACACGCTGCCATTTCCAGTCGGAGCGCCACTCGGTATCAATGTGCACGCCAAATAGCTGGAACGGGCCTTTGCGCCACGGAATCAAACCCTGCAGAGCCGTTTTTAACTGTTCGCGGGTTTGCTCATCACAGGAGCCGTCGAAGCTGAACGTTTGCAGCATGTCCAGTGTTTCAATCTCCAGCGCGGGCAGCGCTTGAACCGCTGTGTACCAGCGCTCCAGGTCGCCATGACCAATCGCCAGCTTGCTGTCTATTTGCCTTGGCAGGTCCATGCTCCATTCTTGAAGTGGGGTCCCGGCTAATTGTGATTGCAGTGCATCTAAATCAAAACGCTGGATCATGGTAGGGCAATCATCGAGGCAAAATTAAGGCACTGGAACCAAGGCGTCACCTTGCTGAATCCTGCGTTTAGCAAGCGTTCACGGTGGGTTTCAAGGCTGTCGGGGATCATTACGTTTTCGATAGCACTGCGTTTCTGTGCTATTTCCAGCTCGCTGTAACCATTGGCGCGTTTGAAGGCGATGTGCAGCTCGTTCAGTAACTGCTGTTGTTCGTCGTCTTCAAAGCAGAGTTTTTCAGAGAGGATTAACGCGCCGCCAGGCAGCAAGGCGTTGCGGATACGCTTCAGTAGTTCAAGCCGCAGATCAGGCTTGATGAACTGCAAGGTAAAATTCAGGGCAACCAGTGAGGTTGGCTGGAGTTCGAGGTTGAGGATATCCGCCTCAATCACCTCTACCGGCAACAGCTCTTGAAACATCGAGTCTTGGGCGTGCAGGTATTCGCGGCAGCGTTCAACCATCGCACTTGAGTTATCAATGGCGATTACCCGGCAGTCCTCAATCTGTACATGGCGGCGTAGGGCTTGGGTGACTGCACCCAACGAGCTGCCCAAGTCGTAGAGCACGCTATGCGGTTTGGCGAACTGGCTGGCGAGTACACCAATATTCTCAACAATTGTCGGATAGCCGGGCACTGATCGCTTGATCATGTCCGGGAATACCCTGACCACATCCTCGTTAAAGGCAAAGTCTGGTACTTGCGCCAGCGGCTGGGAGAATATGCGGTCGGGGTCTTTGCTCACGGTGGTTCCGAAACAGTGTGGAAATCCGCGTATTTTAGCCAACTTGGCCGCTTAACCAAACCATGATTATTTGCCTTGGTCGTAAAACACCCCTGGTTACGGTGCAGCCGCCTCAGAGCCGTGCCTGACTTCAGCGAAATCTTTGCTGAGCAGATGCGGCAATCGCCCACTGGCCTAGCCAGTAAGTAACAATAATTGCATAGGGTGCGGCTTCGAACGGCGCGACAAAACGGTTGATGCCGATCAGGCTGTCGGACAGGACAAAGAGCAGAGCACCACCAGCAGCCAACCATGCGCCCTGTGGATTGATATTTGGCTGGTTCAGTCGGGCTAGGGCCCGCCAGAGCATGGCGCCGATGGCAGTGGAGTAAAAAATCACGGGAATCAGTAGTGGTCCCAGTCCAGCGCTGGCGAGGATGCTGAACATACCGCCGCCAACGATAAGCGCAATGAACAACGCAGGCCAGGCTACTTGTTTGCAATCGCTGAAGTAGGCACGCAGGTAGGCCAGGTGAGCGAGCAGGAATGCGCCAAGGCCGAATACGAATAAGTCGCCGGGCCAGTCGAGCAGGATATCGCCGGCCAGTGAGCAGAGAAGACCGATGCGGATCCAACGGCTATAGGTGCCAACGGGCGCCTGTTGCAACCAAAGCAGCAGCGCAATGACAGGGATGCCTTTGGTCAACAGGCTCAGCAGTGCCAGATCAGCAGCTCTTGCATAGATAAACAGTGCGGCGCCACTCAGGGCAAAAATCAACCAGCGCATATCAAGTGCTCGACAAAGTCTTAGGAGGTTAAAACCTCGCAACTATGTCGACTTAACAGCGTATTGCCAACGCCGAGGATGACGTTCGAAGTAGCTTTTCGCGCCGAAAGACAAGGTGCCGCAGTTTATTTGACCTTGATATTGCAGTCGAAGGTTTGGGCGGGTGCTACGTCGGTTTCCCATGGGCGCTGGTAGGTCATTAGCAGGTGACCTTCGCCGGGTTGTTTAGCCGTATAGCGCCAAGTTGATTTACCTGCACTGCCAACCAGTGCTGCATCTTCAGGGTTGCTGTAGACCTCTGGGCCGAGGCTGGTTAGAACAGTCGGAGCCGCATCGCGTACAACCCAGCGAAACCCTGTGGTGGGGTTGCTTGGCAAGGTGATAATCAGTTGTTGGCCGGTGGTTAGCGACAGTGGGCAATCGCTTTGCTGTTGCACATTAACCGTACTGGAGTGGGTGGCGCAGCCTGCCAGTAACGCAAGGCTGAGTGGCGGCAGTAAACGGTAAACTGCGGTCATGTTTAGCTCCGGTGATTCAAAAGGCTATTCAGCATAGCTCCAGTCGATGCGAAAACGTAAGCCCAATTGCATCGAAACAGCCTATGCACTCATGTTTCAAGTAAGCGTCGGCAATCGTGTGGGTAACAAGGGTTCACCCGATATTCGTCGGCCGAACCCTTGCAACTTGCTGACTTTAATCAAATAGTACTTTGGCTACATCGCTATAGCGTTTGGCGAAATGCACGGTGATGCCTTCTTTCAAATAGTCTGGCAACTCCTCAAACGAGCCTCGGTTGGCATCAGGCAGAATCAACTCATGGATTTTTTGCCTGCGAGCTGCGATGACTTTCTCGCGAACCCCGCCAATCGGCAACACCTGCCCGGTTAACGTCAGTTCGCCGGTCATGGCCACACCTTTTTTTGGCACTTGGTTACGCGCCAGAGAGAGCAGAGCGCTGGCCATGGTCACACCTGCGCTTGGGCCGTCTTTCGGGGTGGCACCTTCGGGTACGTGAAGGTGAATAAACGCTTGATCGAAGAAGCTACTATCGCCGCCAAATTTTTTCAGATTCGAGCTGATGTAGCTGTAAGCGATTTCAGCGGACTCCTTCATCACATCGCCCAGTTGGCCGGTGAGTTTGAAACCACGATTCAAGGTATGGATGCGGGTGGCCTCTATCGGTAGCGTAGCACCGCCCATGCTGGTCCACGCCAGCCCGGTGATAACGCCTTTACCGGACAGCACTTGCTCATTGCGGAACACTGCGATGCCTAAATAGCGCTCAAGGTCCTTGTGGCCAATTTTGACCGGAGTGTCTGGGGTATCCAGCAATTGAACCACGGCTTTGCGCACCAGTTTGCCGAGTTGCTTTTCAAGCTGACGCACACCGGCTTCACGAGCGTAACCTTCAATAACACCACGCAGCGCTGCATCAGTAATGCTCAGGCTTTTTTTCGGCACACCGGCTTTTGCCAGTTGCTTTGGCCACAGGTGATGCTTGGCAATCGCCAGTTTTTCTTCGGTGATGTAACCGGAAAGACGAATAATCTCCATGCGGTCGAGCAGCGGCCCCGGAATCGAGTCGAGGGTGTTTGCGGTGCAGATGAACAGGACCTTCGACAGGTCGATGCGTAGGTCTAGATAGTGGTCAAGAAACTCGACGTTCTGCTCTGGGTCGAGGGTTTCCAGAAGCGCAGAAGCAGGGTCACCTTGAAAGCTGGCGCCCATCTTGTCGATCTCGTCGAGCATGATCACCGGGTTCATCACTTCGACTTCTTTCAGCGCTTGCACCAGTTTGCCGGGCATTGCGCCAATATAAGTACGGCGATGGCCCTTGATCTCTGCTTCGTCGCGCATACCGCCAACACTGAAACGATAAAAGGGGCGGCCTAACGACTCGGCAATTGATTTACCAATACTGGTTTTACCCACCCCAGGCGGACCGACAAGCAGCACGATAGAACCGGCGATTTCACCTTTGAACGCACCTACAGCAAGGAACTCGGTGATTCGCGATTTGATGTCATCCATGCCCGCGTGATGCTTGTCGAGCACTGTGCGCGAATGCTTGAGGTCCAGCTTGTCCTGGCCAAAGACGCCCCACGGTAACGCGGTGGCCCAGTCCAAGTAATTGCGGGTCACAGCGTACTCAGGGGAGCCGGTTTCCAATATGGATAACTTGCCCAGCTCTTCGTCTATACGTTTGCGCGCCTGCTCAGACAGGGTTTTACCTTCAAGGCGCTGCTCGAACTGTTCGATATCTGCGCTGCGGTCGTCTTTGCTCAAGCCCAGTTCTTGCTGAATAATCTTCAGCTGTTCCTTGAGAAAGAACTCGCGTTGATGCTCAGAAATTTTCCGGTTTACCTCAGCGGATAGCTCGCCTTGCAGGCGCGCGACCTCAACCTCTTTACGCAGCAGTGGCAGCACTTTCTCCATGCGTTTAAGCATCGGCACGGTGTCGAGAACTTCTTGCAGTTCCTTGCCCGGCACGGTGGTCAAGGCGGCAGCAAAGTCGGTCAGCGGGGACGGATCGTTAGGGCTGAAGCGATTGAGGTAATTCTTCAACTCTTCGCTGTACAGCGGGTTGAGCGGCAGCAGCTCTTTGATCGCATTGATCAGCGCCATGCCATAGGCTTTGATCTCATCACGCGACTCGAGCAGGGTTTTTGGGTATTCAACTTCTGCCAGATAGGGTGGTTTACGGCTTAACCAGCCACGAATACGCACACGGGTCAGGCCCTGCGCGACAAACTGCAGCTTGCCACCTTCTTCCGAGGCATTGAGCACACGCACCAATGTGCCGTGCTCGGGTAGGGAATCGGGGTCAAAACTTGCCGAGCCATCAGCCGGCGGATTATCCACGAAGAACAGTGCCAAGCTCTTGTGCTGCGTATCACTCACGCGCTTGAGAGTCGAGCTCCAGGGCTCGGGGTTGACGATGATCGGCAACACCTGAGCCGGGAAGAGTGGGCGGTTATGGATGGGAATCACGTACAGCTTGTCTGGTAGTTGCTGATTAGGCAGGGCCAGACGTTGATCATCCTGATTTTCTGGTTCTACGACGATATCGTTATCTTCGTTCATGCTGCACCTGCAATTGGGCGATGACATAAACATGGGGGATAATTTGGTTTTTTCAATCGTTCGTTGCCTGCGGCGCAATGTCACTGTGACGTCCATTGGTCGTCGACAGTGCTGTTTTGGCCCTTTAAGGGGTAAAATGTGCCATCACTTAATGGACGCCGTCTTGCGATGCTCAATGCCCGTCTAATTCGACTCGATGATAAAGCCCACGAACATACCCACGACCACCATCAATTGGTGTTGTCGCTGTCTGGGCGCGCAGAATTCGAGGTGAATGGCAGTGGCGGAGAGGTCTGCCGGATGCGCGCCTGCCTGGTTCCTGGCGATGCAGATCACCAGTTTGCCGGCATGGGTGATAACCGCATGTTGATCATCGACCTCGATGAGCAGGACACCACCAGCGAAGATCTCGAGTTGTTGGCGCACTTGTTTGAGACGCCGCGTTATCCCCAGTTGGATGCGGATTTTCAGCACTTGCTCAGCTATGCGGGCGCCGAGCTGGAACGCTATGGCAGTGACCTGATTCTTGCGCGCTCGCTGGGCGGGGTGCTGTTGCGTGCGTTGCACTTGCGCCTGTTTGGCGAGCAACGAAACCGTGTCAGCGGTTCACTCAATTTGGAACGCTTGGATCAGTACATCGTTGAGAACCTGGCGCGGCGTATCAGCGTTGCCGAGCTGGCTCAGACTGTCTGCCTGAGCCCGAGCCACTTCCACGCTCAGTTCAAAGAAAGCGTTGGCCTGACTCCGCATCAATACCTGCTTAAAAGCCGTCTTGATCGAGCCGCGCGCTTGCTCCGTGAAAGCAACCTGCCGCTGATTCGGATTGCCGAGGAGTGTGGTTTCTCTTCACAAAGCGCTCTGACTACAGCAATGCGCCGTTATATGGGCCTGACCCCCAAGCGTATGCGCAAGCCTGAGTAAGCGGGTGTTTGCGCCATAATCTGATATTTTTAACAGCGCCTGCCGGTTTGATTGAACGGCTCATTCTGCGCGCGCCTATGATTGACGCGCACCTATCATTGATCAGTAATTATTGGATTTCAGGAGGATCTGCTTTGGCCGAGCAACAGTCACCCGTTACCTGGCAAATCAAACATCACAGTGAGCTTGGCGTCGCTGATGTATACGCTGCTTTAAAGCTGCGCAGCGCGGTTTTCGTGGTCGAGCAGAATTGTGTCTACACTGATATCGATGGTCTCGACATGCTCGGTGAAACGCGTCATTTACTGGCATGGCAGGGCGATACGCTGGTTGCGTATTTACGCTTGCTTGATCCTGCGCAAAACGATTCGAATGTTGTGATCGGTCGTGTGGTTACCGACCCGTCAGCGCGCGGCACTGGCTTAGGCCACAAGATGATGGGACATGCTCTCGAAGCCTGTGCTGAGTATTGGTCAGAGTTGCCGATTTACATGTCAGCGCAAGCACATCTGCAAGGCTATTACGGGCGTTATGGTTTTGTTGCATGCAGCGAAATTTATCTTGAAGACGGCATCGAGCATGTCGGGATGCGTCGCCTTTAATTGTCACTGCGCGTCATTATGGTGCGCAGTGGCCACCGCCCGAAATACTCGATTTACGTGTTTGCTCGGCGCTGACTGATTTTGTCGATGAAGACAGCATCTGGCTGAATCTGAGCGGCTTGCTCCTTCTAGTCCGGGCGGTGTAGCCGCTTACAGGTGTTTTTAGGCAAAAAAAGCATCTTGAATTAGTTCCTTGCCCCATAGTTTTTTGCAAAAACTCCAGAGGTTTTAGTAAGAAGCTGTAATCACTCTGCCACTAAATTCAGACATCCAATTGCGTCGAGTTTGTTGCCTTGCGTTTTGTCGTCCGGGCAACACATCTGCACCCTATGTATGCACAGACGCTTACAACAACAGTCTCCAGAAGAGGATGGGCGTGATGTTTAAAGCCAGTCACGTCTTGCAGGACGAGTTCCTAACCCGGATCTCTGCCGCCAAGGCCGCCGATTTTTTCCCTGTCATCAGCGCTAATTACAGCGTTGACGAGGCAGCCTATCTCACTGAGCTTTTAGAGCTCGCCGACCCCGGTGAAGCAGGCATTGAGGCTATCCGCCAGAATGCCCGCACATTGATTGAACATGTGCGTAGCCGGGACAATGCCGTCGATACCCTCGACGCACTTCTTCGTCAGTACAGCCTCGACACCCAGGAAGGGCTGATGCTCATGTGCCTGGCCGAGGCTTTGCTGCGGGTGCCGGATGCTGTCACTGCCGATGCGTTGATCCGCGACAAGCTCAGCGCTGCCGAGTGGGAACGCCACTTAGGTAAGAGTGACAGCGTTCTGGTCAACTTTGCTGCCTGGGGCTTGGTCATGACCGGCAAGGTGGTTGACCCGGAAACAGCAGACGGCCGCCCAAAAAACGTGTTGGGCAAGTTGATCAAGCGTTCCGGCGAGCCGGTTATTCGCGCGGCGATGAACCAGGCCATGAAACTCATGGGCAAGCAGTTCGTACTGGGTCGGACCATCAGTGAAGCACTGAAAAATGGCCGCCCGGAGCGTGAAAAAGGTTACAGCTATTCCTTTGATATGTTGGGTGAAGCAGCGCTGACCGTTGAAGACGCCGACAAGTACATGGCCGACTATCGTCAGGCGATTGATACCGTTGGCGCTGAGCCGCAAGTTGGTAAAGGCCCGCGTCCATCGGTATCGATCAAACTTTCGGCGCTGCACCCGCGCTATGAAGTGGCTCAGCGTGAGCGCGTACTGATTGAATTGTTCGATAACGTGCGCGAGTTGTGTGTGCGTGCCCGCAAGCTGGACGTTGGCATCTCGATCGATGCCGAAGAAGCTGATCGCCTTGAGCTGTCGCTCGAACTCTACGAAAAGCTCCTGCGTGACCCGGCAATTGCAGGTTGGGGTGAAGTGGGTCTGGTCATTCAGGCTTACTCCAAGCGTTGCTTGCCAGTGCTGGTATGGCTGACCTTGTTGGGCAAAGAACTCGGCGAAAAAATGCCTCTGCGCCTGGTCAAAGGTGCGTATTGGGACAGCGAAATCAAACAGTGCCATGTTCAGGGTCTGGATGGTTTCCCGGTATTTACCCGCAAAGAAGGCACCGACAGTTCTTACCTGGCCTGTGCCCGTTTCCTGTTGTCCGAGTTCACCCGTGGGGTGATCTATCCGCAGTTCGCCAGCCACAACGCGCACACGGTCAGCTGCATTCTGACCATGGCCGCCGCGCTGCCACAGCCGCGTGATTTCGAGTTCCAGCGCCTGCACGGCATGGGCGACGCGCTGTATGACACGGTGCTGGAAAAGCACGCGACTAATGTGCGTATTTACGCTCCGGTTGGCGCACACAAAGACCTGCTGCCGTATCTGGTGCGTCGTCTGTTGGAAAACGGTGCGAACTCCTCGTTTGTGCATCAATTGGTTGACCCAAGCATGCCGATTGAGTCACTTCTTGATCATCCAGTGACGCAGTTGCGCAAGTTCAAGTCGCTCAGCAATGAGAAAATTCCACTTCCGCCTGCACTGTTCGGTGCTGCTCGGAAAAACTCCCAAGGCATCAACATGAATATCGAGCACTCCTGGGCAGAATTGAACAAAGCCTACCAGCCGCACCTCAGCCGCCAATGGCACGCAGCACCTGTAATCAATGGTGAAAAGCTCGCCGGTACTGCGCAAGATGTGCACTGCCCATATGAGTTGAGCAAGGTTGTTGGCAGCGCTGAGTTCGCGACCGCCGCCCAAGCCGCTCAAGCGCTTGATGTGTTGAGTGCTGCCTGGCCGCGCTGGAATGCCACTGCAATCGATGACCGTGCGAGTGTTTTCGAGCGCTTGGCAGACCTGCTGGAAACCCACCGTGCAGAGCTGATGGCAATGTGCACGCTGGAGGCGGGTAAGAGCCTGCAAGACGGTATCGATGAGGTGCGTGAAGCGGTTGATTTCTGCCGCTATTACGCGCAGCAAGCGCGCCTACGTTTAGGTCGTGAAGAGCTGCAAGGCCCTACTGGCGAACGTAATGAGCTGTTCCATGAAGGGCGCGGTATTTTCGTTTGCGTCAGCCCGTGGAACTTCCCTCTGGCTATCTACTTGGGCCAGATTGCTGCAGCATTGGTTGCCGGTAACTGCGTACTGGCTAAGCCAGCAGAGCAGACCAGCCTGATTGCTGCACGTGCTCTGGAGCTGATGTTTGAAGCGGGCTTGCCGAAAGATGTAATTGCTTTCCTGCCGGGTGATGGCGCTACTTTGGGCGGCGTATTTTGCCGTGATGCCCGTGTATCGGGTGTGTGCTTCACCGGTTCGACCGATACCGCGCGAATCATCAACCGCCAATTGGCTGAAAAACAAGGTCCAATCGCTGCCTTGATCGCCGAAACTGGCGGCCAGAACGCGATGATCGTTGACTCGACAGCACTGCCTGAGCAGGTGGTTAAAGACGCCGTGCAATCGGCCTTTACCAGCGCTGGCCAACGTTGTTCGGCCCTGCGCGTGCTCTATGTGCAGGCTGATATCGCCGACCGCGTGCTGGAGCTGCTCAAAGGTGCGATGGCCGAACTCAAAGTTGGTCCGACACACCTGCGTGCCAACGACATTGGCCCGGTGATCGACGCTGAAGCTAAAGCCGGTCTGGATGCTCACGTTGCTAAGCTCAAAGGCGAAGGCAAGCTGATCGCTGAAACACAAATGCCAGCTGATCTTGATGGGCATTTCGTGGCGCCTGTGGCGTTTGAAATTAGCGGCATCAACGAATTGGAGAAAGAAAACTTTGGCCCGATCCTGCACGTAGTGCGCTATCAGGCCAGCGAGCTGGAAGCGGTGGTCGGCGCTATCAACGGCACCGGTTACGGCTTGACCCTTGGGGTTCACAGCCGTAACGAAGAAACCGCCGCACGCATCGAAGCCTTG
Proteins encoded:
- the recO gene encoding DNA repair protein RecO, whose protein sequence is MLVLNQPAYVLHSRAYRESSALVDFLTPQGRLRAVLRGARGKAGTLARPFVALDADFRGRGELKNVSRLEATGIPNLLSGEALFSGLYLNELLIRLLPTEDAQPAVFDHYAMTLLALGQGRAIEPLLRSFEWRLLDQLGYGFALDQDLHGQPVVSDGIYRLQTDDGLVPIGQWQPGAFQGAELLAMAEASWQTPGALAAAKRLMRQALAPHLGGKPLVSRELFMTLKEPSRD
- the pdxJ gene encoding pyridoxine 5'-phosphate synthase; translated protein: MTDANRVLLGVNIDHVATLRQARGTRYPDPVKAALDAEEAGADGITVHLREDRRHIQERDVRMLKEVMQTRMNFEMGVTEEMLAFAESIRPEHVCLVPETRQELTTEGGLDVAGQEERIRAAVERLSKIGCEVSLFIDPDPLQIDASKRVGAPAIELHTGRYADAHTAQEQAVELARIADGVARGVSHGLIVNAGHGLHYHNVEPVAAIAGINELNIGHALVAHALFVGFKQAVVEMKQLIVAAANRG
- the cmoB gene encoding tRNA 5-methoxyuridine(34)/uridine 5-oxyacetic acid(34) synthase CmoB; translation: MIQRFDLDALQSQLAGTPLQEWSMDLPRQIDSKLAIGHGDLERWYTAVQALPALEIETLDMLQTFSFDGSCDEQTREQLKTALQGLIPWRKGPFQLFGVHIDTEWRSDWKWQRVAPYLDLKGKRILDVGCGNGYYMWRMLGAGASSVVGIDPNWLFFNQFLAMKNYLPEQPIWHLPLAVEELPPKLQGFDTVFSMGVLYHRRSPIDHLIDLKDCLLKDGELVLETLVVEGDAQQVLLPEDRYAQMRNVWFLPSVPALELWLRRAGFTDIQCVDVSTTSVEEQRATDWMRYQSLPEFLDPADHSRTIEGLPAPSRAVITARKP
- the cmoA gene encoding carboxy-S-adenosyl-L-methionine synthase CmoA, coding for MSKDPDRIFSQPLAQVPDFAFNEDVVRVFPDMIKRSVPGYPTIVENIGVLASQFAKPHSVLYDLGSSLGAVTQALRRHVQIEDCRVIAIDNSSAMVERCREYLHAQDSMFQELLPVEVIEADILNLELQPTSLVALNFTLQFIKPDLRLELLKRIRNALLPGGALILSEKLCFEDDEQQQLLNELHIAFKRANGYSELEIAQKRSAIENVMIPDSLETHRERLLNAGFSKVTPWFQCLNFASMIALP
- a CDS encoding lysoplasmalogenase, translating into MRWLIFALSGAALFIYARAADLALLSLLTKGIPVIALLLWLQQAPVGTYSRWIRIGLLCSLAGDILLDWPGDLFVFGLGAFLLAHLAYLRAYFSDCKQVAWPALFIALIVGGGMFSILASAGLGPLLIPVIFYSTAIGAMLWRALARLNQPNINPQGAWLAAGGALLFVLSDSLIGINRFVAPFEAAPYAIIVTYWLGQWAIAASAQQRFR
- a CDS encoding protease inhibitor I42 family protein, whose protein sequence is MTAVYRLLPPLSLALLAGCATHSSTVNVQQQSDCPLSLTTGQQLIITLPSNPTTGFRWVVRDAAPTVLTSLGPEVYSNPEDAALVGSAGKSTWRYTAKQPGEGHLLMTYQRPWETDVAPAQTFDCNIKVK
- the lon gene encoding endopeptidase La, with the protein product MNEDNDIVVEPENQDDQRLALPNQQLPDKLYVIPIHNRPLFPAQVLPIIVNPEPWSSTLKRVSDTQHKSLALFFVDNPPADGSASFDPDSLPEHGTLVRVLNASEEGGKLQFVAQGLTRVRIRGWLSRKPPYLAEVEYPKTLLESRDEIKAYGMALINAIKELLPLNPLYSEELKNYLNRFSPNDPSPLTDFAAALTTVPGKELQEVLDTVPMLKRMEKVLPLLRKEVEVARLQGELSAEVNRKISEHQREFFLKEQLKIIQQELGLSKDDRSADIEQFEQRLEGKTLSEQARKRIDEELGKLSILETGSPEYAVTRNYLDWATALPWGVFGQDKLDLKHSRTVLDKHHAGMDDIKSRITEFLAVGAFKGEIAGSIVLLVGPPGVGKTSIGKSIAESLGRPFYRFSVGGMRDEAEIKGHRRTYIGAMPGKLVQALKEVEVMNPVIMLDEIDKMGASFQGDPASALLETLDPEQNVEFLDHYLDLRIDLSKVLFICTANTLDSIPGPLLDRMEIIRLSGYITEEKLAIAKHHLWPKQLAKAGVPKKSLSITDAALRGVIEGYAREAGVRQLEKQLGKLVRKAVVQLLDTPDTPVKIGHKDLERYLGIAVFRNEQVLSGKGVITGLAWTSMGGATLPIEATRIHTLNRGFKLTGQLGDVMKESAEIAYSYISSNLKKFGGDSSFFDQAFIHLHVPEGATPKDGPSAGVTMASALLSLARNQVPKKGVAMTGELTLTGQVLPIGGVREKVIAARRQKIHELILPDANRGSFEELPDYLKEGITVHFAKRYSDVAKVLFD
- a CDS encoding AraC family transcriptional regulator produces the protein MLNARLIRLDDKAHEHTHDHHQLVLSLSGRAEFEVNGSGGEVCRMRACLVPGDADHQFAGMGDNRMLIIDLDEQDTTSEDLELLAHLFETPRYPQLDADFQHLLSYAGAELERYGSDLILARSLGGVLLRALHLRLFGEQRNRVSGSLNLERLDQYIVENLARRISVAELAQTVCLSPSHFHAQFKESVGLTPHQYLLKSRLDRAARLLRESNLPLIRIAEECGFSSQSALTTAMRRYMGLTPKRMRKPE
- a CDS encoding GNAT family N-acetyltransferase, with amino-acid sequence MAEQQSPVTWQIKHHSELGVADVYAALKLRSAVFVVEQNCVYTDIDGLDMLGETRHLLAWQGDTLVAYLRLLDPAQNDSNVVIGRVVTDPSARGTGLGHKMMGHALEACAEYWSELPIYMSAQAHLQGYYGRYGFVACSEIYLEDGIEHVGMRRL